Proteins co-encoded in one Theileria equi strain WA chromosome 3, complete sequence genomic window:
- a CDS encoding tyrosyl-tRNA synthetase, putative (encoded by transcript BEWA_006100A) — MFNSVNYLKFVILRYNNMAQRFLSPFHGGIALNHSGNRHHIKNLHLEFIPNTCSIKNGLRDEINRYFKDHKVNSTLSLEERSAICEGIAEECIQKEEIKPLLLREDYIPLSYDGFEPSGRMHIAQGLGKVDTINSLNKAGIKSVMWIADWCAMMNNKFGGDLAKIRIVGEYFIHIWKAAGLNTNAVKFLWSSDEINKNPDLYWRLVMDISKTFNISRMKRCSQALGRTEGDDQPAAQLLYPATQCADIFYIGTDFCQLGMDQRKINMLAREYCEIKKIPTKPIILSHKMLPGLLEGQEKMSKSNPDSAIFMDDTAEAVASKIKRAFCPPGKVEGNPCVAYFTELVFKRYPSVVIERKERDGGNITFNSPEELVSAYSSESLHPGDLKNGLTKYLNLMLQPIRDYFQAIPEARELASKVAGFQAAKK; from the exons ATGTTTAATTCCGTAAATTACTTGAAATTTGTGATTCTAAGGTATAACAATATGGCTCAGAGGTTCCTTTCACCTTTTCATGGTGGAATCGCACTTAATCACTCAGGAAATAGGCATCACATCAAGAATTTACACTTAGAGTTCATTCCAAATACATGTTCCATCAAAAATGGTTTACGAGATGAGATAAATCGCTATTTCAAGGACCATAAGGTCAATAGTactttatctttggagGAACGCTCTGCAATATGTGAAGGTATAGCCGAAGAGTGTATACAGAAGGAAGAAATAAAGCCATTGTTGCTAAGGGAAGATTATATTCCACTCTCTTATGACGGATTTGAGCCATCTGGAAGGATGCACATAGCTCAAGGACTTGGCAAAGTCGATACTATAAACTCCCTGAATAAGGCTGGAATTAAAAGTGTGATGTGGATAGCCGATTGGTGTGCAATGATGAATAATAAGTTTGGTGGAGATTTGGCAAAG ATTCGAATTGTTGGAGAATACTTTATCCATATATGGAAAGCTGCTGGATTAAATACTAACGCTGTCAAGTTTTTGTGGTCTAGTGATGAAATTAACAAGAATCCAGACCTGTACTGGAGATTGGTTATGGACATTAGCAAAACATTTAATATATCCAGAATGAAGAGGTGTTCACAAGCCTTGGGAAGAACAGAAGGAGATGATCAGCCAGCTGCGCAACTTTTATATCCTGCAACCCAGTGTGCTGATATCTTTTACATTGGTACTGATTTTTGCCAATTAGGCATGGATCAgaggaaaataaacatgCTGGCCAG GGAATATTGCGAAATTAAAAAGATTCCAACAAAACCTATAATTCTTTCACATAAAATGCTGCCAGGTCTCCTGGAAGGCCAAGAGAAAATGTCAAAGAGCAATCCGGATTCTGCAATATTTATGGATGACACTGCTGAg gCTGTGGCTTCAAAGATTAAAAGGGCTTTTTGTCCACCCGGTAAAGTGGAAGGAAACCCATGTGTTGCGTATTTTACCGAATTGGTATTTAAGCGTTATCCATCTGTTGTTATAGAAAGAAAGGAGAGAGATGGAG GAAACATCACCTTCAATTCCCCTGAGGAACTGGTATCTGCTTATAGTAGTGAATCTCTACACCCGGGTGACCTTAAAAACGGTCTTACAAAGTATTTGAACTTGATGTTGCAACCCATCAGAGATTACTTCCAG GCAATTCCTGAGGCCAGAGAATTAGCATCAAAAGTTGCAGGATTCCAAGCAGCAAAAAAATaa
- a CDS encoding 5'->3' exoribonuclease, putative (encoded by transcript BEWA_006080A), with amino-acid sequence MGVPTFYRWLCNRYPRVPKDTIDNYKETSIDMSNIETIGVDLLSPNPNGEFDNLYLDMNGIIHPCCHPENMEQPESEEVMFECIFDYIDRIFYIVRPRKIMFLAIDGVAPRAKINQQRSRRFKSAADADLEDEVYNKLVEEFGKKKGDIPIRKDKWDSNVITPGTPFMHELSKRIVDYIQDRIEKYDAWKRITVIFSDSGVPGEGEHKIMKFIRNQRHAPNYDPNTKHVLHGMDADLIMLGLATHEVNFFILREIVTNFINFKPEDNVANQIEQAKSVVPKEKPTSSHQQYISLMRQSWKPMQFLQLPVLREYLSYQLHFPNGWRDREGVIDFERCVDDLVLMCFFCGNDFLPHLPSISITGGSIDQMILLYQKILPDLGDYLSNEGDLNMPQVGSFVSYLSKIENQVFKQAQEHKERYKRKMQQNGNSEIAQFGNVNKNRKLDDGSASVEPKEEGYTEAEFKRRQEEILKQERTVEDPKEPIDLSLNDPKLWKEAYYREKFNLGPNDDVTSLVNNVVFHYVEGLAWVLKYYYQGCVSWGWFYPFHYAPFCSDLKFEGLDIKFELGKPFTAFQQLMSVMPIRSSHCLPKEFRELMTDSNSPLADFYPLKFKEDPNGKRYKYQWVALLPFIDEKRLLNIVEPIEKSLSKVDKDRNAISKDLIFMDNREKSKTLIGNIEDNGDRSYFTSICDKKHKSHLLKGAILPQKRLRVEDVMEDQRNRGFNCEIAKRMILNVLDIKQDEFNSGVLRDTARDYHQYHNQYHAHQTLHHPGKYFNVSQQGGYQGQLQIPQRTVPPWHTMPKAPQPHPSNYYQVHYNGPRDKRPRTGFN; translated from the coding sequence ATGGGAGTTCCTACATTCTATAGATGGCTATGTAATCGGTACCCCCGCGTACCAAAGGATACCATTGATAATTACAAGGAAACAAGCATAGACATGTCAAATATAGAAACCATAGGAGTAGATTTGCTATCTCCTAATCCTAACGGGGAATTTGATAACCTTTACCTTGATATGAATGGTATAATACATCCATGTTGCCACccagaaaatatggaaCAACCGGAGTCCGAGGAAGTTATGTTCGAATGTATTTTCGACTATATAGATCgaatattttacattgtTCGTCCAAGAAAGATAATGTTCCTAGCGATAGATGGCGTTGCTCCAAGAGCAAAAATTAATCAGCAAAGGTCGAGAAGATTTAAATCAGCTGCTGATGCCGATCTTGAGGATGAAGTGTACAACAAACTTGTTGAGGAGTTCGGGAAGAAGAAGGGCGACATACCAATACGTAAGGATAAATGGGATAGTAATGTAATTACACCTGGGACACCCTTCATGCATGAACTATCCAAGAGGATTGTAGACTATATCCAGGATAGGATTGAAAAGTATGACGCATGGAAAAGAATAACAGTGATATTCTCTGATTCCGGTGTGCCAGGTGAAGGAGAACATAAAATAATGAAGTTTATTCGCAACCAAAGACACGCTCCAAATTATGACCCAAACACAAAACATGTGTTACATGGTATGGATGCAGATCTTATTATGTTAGGTCTTGCTACCCATGAAGTtaattttttcatcttGAGGGAAATTGTTACcaattttataaatttcaaaCCAGAAGACAACGTTGCAAATCAGATTGAACAAGCAAAATCTGTCGTACCAAAAGAAAAGCCAACGTCCAGCCACCAACAGTATATTTCCCTTATGCGTCAATCCTGGAAACCTATGCAGTTTTTACAATTACCAGTTCTTCGTGAATATTTGTCCTATCAATTGCATTTTCCTAATGGTTGGAGGGACAGGGAAGGGGTTATAGACTTTGAAAGATGTGTTGATGATTTGGTTTTGATGTGTTTCTTCTGTGGAAATgattttcttcctcactTACCATCAATATCCATTACTGGAGGTTCAATTGATCAAATGATTCTCTTGTATCAAAAAATACTTCCTGATCTTGGTGATTACCTCTCTAACGAAGGAGATTTAAATATGCCACAAGTCGGCTCATTCGTTTCATATTTGTCAAAGATTGAAAATCAGGTATTTAAACAAGCACAAGAACATAAAGAACGTTACAAAAGAAAAATGCAGCAAAATGGAAATTCTGAAATTGCCCAGTTTGGCAATGTAAACAAAAATAGGAAATTAGATGATGGCTCCGCTTCCGTAGAACCGAAAGAAGAGGGATATACTGAAGCAGAATTCAAAAGACGTCAAGAAGAAATATTAAAACAAGAGCGTACGGTAGAAGATCCCAAAGAACCAATAGACTTATCGCTGaatgatccaaaattgTGGAAAGAGGCATATTATAGGGAAAAATTCAATTTAGGTCCAAACGATGACGTCACTAGTCTAGTTAATAATGTAGTATTTCATTATGTTGAAGGTTTAGCTTGGgtattaaaatattattaCCAAGGATGTGTTAGCTGGGGATGGTTTTACCCTTTTCATTATGCACCTTTTTGTTCAGACTTGAAGTTTGAAGGTCTTGATATTAAATTTGAACTCGGAAAACCGTTCACCGCATTTCAACAATTAATGAGTGTCATGCCCATAAGATCATCGCATTGTCTTCCTAAAGAATTTAGGGAATTAATGACAGATTCGAATTCTCCGCTAGCGGATTTTTATCCTCTAAAATTTAAAGAGGATCCAAATGGAAAGCGCTACAAATATCAGTGGGTTGCATTACTACCCTTTATAGATGAAAAAAGATTGTTAAATATTGTTGAACCAATTGAGAAGAGTTTGTCTAAAGTTGACAAGGATCGCAATGCTATATCAAAGGATTTGATCTTTATGGATAATAGAGAAAAATCCAAGACCTTGATTGGTAACATTGAAGATAATGGTGATAGGTCTTATTTTACATCTATTTGTGATAAAAAGCATAAAAGTCACCTATTGAAAGGTGCAATACTGCCTCAAAAACGACTGAGAGTTGAAGATGTAATGGAAGATCAAAGGAACAGAGGGTTCAATTGTGAGATAGCAAAAAGAATGATTCTAAATGTTTTAGACATTAAGCAGGATGAATTCAACTCTGGAGTATTGAGAGATACTGCGAGAGATTATCATCAATATCATAATCAGTATCACGCCCATCAGACATTACATCACCCTGGCAAATATTTTAACGTTTCTCAGCAAGGAGGATACCAAGGTCAGCTACAAATTCCTCAAAGAACAGTGCCACCTTGGCATACCATGCCAAAGGCACCTCAGCCGCATCCTTCCAACTATTACCAAGTTCACTATAACGGTCCAAGGGACAAACGCCCAAGGACTGGATTTAACTGA
- a CDS encoding peptidase, S9A/B/C family, catalytic domain-containing protein (encoded by transcript BEWA_006120A), translated as MWSSNAMYRRLYKNAAPNSLRIIQKRFISLDSQSKKCGNGLSYIHFLPKTEKTNYFRDIDIEEIEHDERCEKFVHYMDNYRKKTLELREKIGKIKELCSDDAVTQDNVDYEIIGSYAYYLKTSRFCKDSLALYRTHVEYRNYKRSGNIRFKSRLSEPPNITGINDELVIDFAELKNRPRSSNIKNIRICNYKGGIVGVIHDPLGDDNYVANFFSLSKLKQLSTYLDNISELHFMPQTRKCRNIRIFYTVVNDQKRSFRLYSGLINTVTGVMTNKILLYEESNPINYISLYKSKNGNLLFVGIVSFGKVVSTFCIRSNLRLYNIPIPQSDKIFLENRRNSIYCIHRDNNGQFSYISMKNVNTLKPLRKRISADTVDNFSNTETYWNFVGKIDCCVTDIDMFDKHLVLYSLKSPSTPFLYIITFSTTKNTTREGLLGNTCVIKSLNLPVKVGSITPQCNSNYYADNVKLSFTCPGIQSVHYNINLNDLSAELQPMIRLPIKSLVYYVPSRDGKCRIPITLVMKGDTSDKDSTKIEKFTKKGLKCVVYVYGTYGENLNLENYIEHRPLLDMGYVLCFAHVRGGGELGKNWHDAGSKMMKHNSFYDLVDVIECLIAKNITHRKKLAINVSSASGIIGGNIYNIRPDLCSCIIFKLPFMDPFDCLMSSNQPFVQLEYEEFGNPYNEDMTLNYSVLDYVYSYSPCSNVRHGNGPGIVIYCNSNDIRAPWYHSAKFVTLLNSDRIYIKMSDYGHIGTPCYDYAVNTAAEEIAIMDELLEDSQTRSIIAPNTT; from the coding sequence ATGTGGTCGTCAAACGCAATGTATAGACGGTTATACAAAAATGCAGCACCAAACAGTTTGCGTATAATTCAGAAGAGGTTCATTTCCTTGGATTCTCaatccaaaaaatgtgGAAATGGATTGAGCTATATACATTTCCTCCCTAAAACTGAGAAAACTAATTACTTCCGTGATATAGACATTGAGGAAATCGAACATGATGAAAGATGCGAAAAGTTTGTTCATTATATGGACaattatcgcaaaaaaACACTTGAATTACGGGAAAAAATAGGAAAGATAAAGGAATTATGTTCTGATGACGCGGTTACACAGGATAATGTCGACTACGAGATTATCGGATCTTACGCATACTATTTGAAGACTTCCAGATTTTGTAAAGATTCCCTAGCTCTATACAGAACTCACGTTGAATATAGGAACTATAAACGTTCTGGAAACATTAGATTCAAATCAAGACTATCGGAACCACCGAATATAACTGGaataaatgatgaattaGTTATAGACTTTGCAGAGTTGAAAAATAGACCCAGAAGTTCAAACATAAAGAATATCAGGATTTGTAATTACAAAGGTGGCATTGTTGGAGTTATCCATGATCCTCTTGGAGATGATAACTATGTTGCAAATTTTTTCTCACTGAGCAAGTTAAAGCAACTATCCACATACTTGGATAACATTAGTGAATTGCATTTTATGCCGCAAACCAGGAAATGCAGAAATATTCGTATATTTTACACGGTCGTTAATGACCAAAAACGTTCTTTTAGACTTTATTCTGGATTAATAAATACAGTAACAGGGGTTATGACAAATAAAATCCTACTGTATGAAGAGAGTAATCCCATAAATTATATTTCATTATACAAGagcaagaatggaaatcTCCTCTTCGTAGGAATTGTTTCCTTTGGTAAAGTGGTATCCACATTTTGCATAAGATCAAATCTTCGTCTCTATAATATTCCTATACCTCAAAGTGACAAGATATTTCTAGAAAATAGACGTAATAGTATATACTGTATACATAGAGACAATAATGGACAATTTTCATACATCTCTATGAAGAATGTTAATACATTAAAACCTTTAAGGAAAAGAATTTCTGCAGACACTGTCGACAATTTTAGTAACACTGAAACTTACTGGAATTTTGTAGGGAAAATTGACTGTTGTGTAACAGATATTGATATGTTTGACAAACATTTGGTGCTATATTCGTTAAAATCGCCGAGCAcaccatttttatatattATAACTTTTTCTACAACTAAAAATACTACCAGAGAAGGGCTTTTAGGGAATACTTGTGTGATAAAATCTCTTAATCTTCCAGTTAAGGTTGGATCAATTACTCCACAATGTAACTCAAACTACTATGCAGACAATGTAAAACTTTCATTTACATGCCCAGGTATACAAAGCGTGCATTACAATATTAATCTAAATGATTTGTCTGCGGAGTTACAACCAATGATCAGATTGCCTATAAAATCCCTAGTATATTACGTGCCTAGtagagatggaaaatgCAGAATTCCAATTACTTTGGTCATGAAAGGTGACACTTCTGacaaagattctacaaaaattgaaaaatttaCAAAGAAGGGTCTTAAATGTGTCGTTTATGTATATGGAACATACGGTGAAAATTTGAATCTGGAAAATTATATTGAACATAGACCATTGTTGGATATGGGATATGTCCTATGTTTTGCACATGTTAGAGGTGGTGGAGAACTAGGAAAAAATTGGCATGATGCGGGAAGTAAAATGATGAAACACAATTCTTTCTATGATTTAGTGGATGTTATAGAATGCTTGATTGCAAAAAATATAACGCATCGCAAGAAATTAGCAATAAATGTATCTTCTGCCAGTGGGATTATAGGTGGAAACATCTACAATATTAGACCTGATTTGTGCTCttgtataatttttaaactACCATTTATGGATCCGTTCGATTGCCTAATGAGTTCCAACCAACCGTTTGTTCAGCTGGAATACGAAGAGTTTGGAAATCCTTATAATGAAGATATGACTCTGAACTACTCAGTTTTAGACTATGTTTATTCCTATAGCCCATGCAGTAATGTTAGACATGGCAATGGCCCGGGAATTGTAATATATTGCAATAGTAACGACATTAGAGCTCCTTGGTACCATTCAGCAAAATTCGTTACCCTTTTGAACAGTGATAGAAtttacattaaaatgtCGGATTACGGTCATATTGGTACTCCATGTTATGATTACGCAGTTAACACTGCCGCAGAAGAAATCGCAATAATGGATGAGTTACTCGAAGATTCACAAACCAGATCTATAATCGCCCCAAATACTACTTGA
- a CDS encoding hypothetical protein (encoded by transcript BEWA_006090A) yields the protein MVVEAALICIDNSEYSRNGDFAPTRLAAQIDAVGLIASAKLSEQFENSVGIVCLAHKGSQLLTAPSNDLGMFLSDLHTIMPSTKADFIKGIQTAQLALKHRLNKSQQQRIICFVASPILEPVKHFITLGKLLKKNNVILDIINLSNHSETEEKLKALHSAVNNNNTSNYLCCKPGSGYLLSDTILSSSILSGRDTDSSGQFSQNLADFGVDPEVDPQLYMALRLSLEQEEERLRKEAAKIQKSEISMADIENAIKDLPGISVVPIDRCLEILTTSEGNAELLESLIYSLPDVDSEEQRVQELVAKLKEFLPHFQL from the exons ATGGTAGTTGAAGCAGCACTTATTTGTATAGATAATTCAGAATATTCGAGGAATGGTGATTTCGCACCTACTCGCTTGGCCGCTCAAATAGATGCTGTAGGATTGATAGCAAGTGCAAAGCTATCTGAACAATTTGAAAACTCTGTTGGAATTGTATGTCTCGCACATAAAGGATCGCAACTATTAACGGCGCCATCAAACGATCTAGGAATGTTTTTGTCTGATTTACACACCATAATGCCCTCAACAAAGGCTGACTTTATCAAGGGGATACAAACTGCACAGTTGGCACTTAAACACAGATTGAATAAATCACAACAACAGCGAATAATTTGCTTTGTGGCCAGTCCTATACTAGAGCCTGTGAAGCATTTTATAACCCTTGGAAAATTATTGAAGAAAAATAATGTTATATTGGATATAATAAATCTGTCAAACCACTCAGAAACCGAGGAAAAACTAAAGGCTTTGCATTCAGCCGTCAATAATAACAATACAAGTAATTATCTCTGTTGTAAACCAGGATCTGGCTATTTGTTGAGTGATACGATCCTGAGTTCGTCAATATTGAGCGGAAGGGATACGGATAGTAGTGGCCAATTTTCACAAAATCTCGCAGACTTTGGTGTTGATCCAGAAGTCGACCCACAGTTGTATATGGCACTACGTTTGTCTCTAGaacaggaagaagaaagattGAGAAAAGAAGCAgcaaaaatacaaaagtCGGAAATATCAATGGCTGACATTGAAAATGCAATCAAGGATTTACCAGGAATATCAGTTGTACCAATAGATAGATGCCTGGAGATTTTAACTACCAGTGAAGGTAATGCTGAACTTTTGGAATCCCTAATTTACTCCCTTCCGGACGTGGATTCTGAAGAACAACGTGTTCAG GAGCTTGTAGCAAAGTTGAAGGAATTTTTGCCTCATTTCCAATTATAG
- a CDS encoding proteasome subunit alpha type, putative (encoded by transcript BEWA_006110A) — protein MSRVSQSVYDRHITIFSPEGKLFQLEYALKAVKNCNLTGLAIRDDSAIAVVAQKKLPAQQGNQDVLLDTSSVTSIYHITDNILALLIGLPGDCLSILYKARQIALEHFYKYGCNIPVGVLCQRISDINQVYTQHAYMRLHACTGLFLSIEEDEGPRIYKFDSSGWFAGYKACGIGAKEQESENALEKAMKRRGVTTLQETVKSNLNVNTDSHKLNEGPETKVTIEALKCMIDIDAFTQGLGASSIEVAIATKENPVFRQLSEEEIETYLTYIAESD, from the exons atgtctaGGGTATCACAGAGCGTGTACGATAGGCACATAACAATCTTTTCCCCTGAAGGGAAACTTTTTCAGCTTG AATACGCATTAAAGGCTGTGAAGAATTGTAATTTAACTGGTTTGGCTATTAGAGATGATTCAGCTATAGCTGTTGTGGCCCAGAAAAAACTACCTGCTCAACAAGGGAATCAG GATGTTTTGTTGGATACATCTAGTGTTACTAGCATATATCATATTACTGATAATATATTGGCACTATTAATTGGCCTTCCAG GTGACTGTCTGAGTATACTCTACAAGGCAAGGCAGATTGCTCTTGaacatttttacaagtaTGGATGCAATATACCCGTTGGAGTTCTATGTCAGAGGATATCTGACATCAATCAGGTGTACACTCAACACGCCTACATGAGACTCCATGCCTGTACCGGGCTTTTTTTGTCCATAGAGGAGGATGAAGGCCCGCGCATCTATAAATTCGATTCATCAGGATGGTTCGCTGGATACAAG GCATGCGGAATAGGAGCCAAGGAGCAAGAATCCGAAAATGCTCTGGAAAAGGCTATGAAACGTAGAGGAGTTACAACCCTACAAGAAACTGTCAAATCTAATCTGAACGTGAACACTGATAGCCACAAGCTAAACGAAGGACCTGAAACCAAAGTTACGATCGAAGCTCTGAAATGCATGATAGATATAGATGCATTCACACAGGGACTAGGAGCTTCAAGCATAGAGGTAGCCATAGCTACAAAGGAGAACCCCGTGTTTAGACAATTGTCAGAGGAGGAAATCGAAACATATCTCACATATATTGCTGAAAGTGATTGA